In Rhodoferax koreense, a genomic segment contains:
- a CDS encoding TldD/PmbA family protein, giving the protein MDKLEIWAQEAARLAAPEADFWSVRHVVESAEQLNVRQNLAESPVRTHDEGVMVCVVSGGAMGYGATGDVSGPGIRQAFSQAMMMAQAAAGHSVFDYRKALAEDVAPAAAHYRSPNRRPVGQSSLKERFDLLMGVSHSLKLGSEIVDWSASLWTTHTEQRLVTSRGDHVAQAWDFVVPNILAVASVGGETQTRSAAGQYNGFCQQGSLEVLDRAGFANDGPRVAREAIELARAPNCPTGEMDLVLMPDQMMLQIHESIGHPLELDRILGDERNFAGTSFVTLDMFGSYAYGSDLLNVTFDPTRGEQFASFGFDDEGTPARREFIIEKGLLQRPLGGSLSQQRAHALGVDFEAVATTRACSWNRAPIDRMSNLNIEPGTSSLADMIASVEDGILMKTNASWSIDDSRNKFQFGCEYGQRIREGQLAEVVKKPSYRGISSTFWRSLAMVGDASTFEVMGTPFCGKGEPNQVVRVGHAAPACKFSRVSVFGGAN; this is encoded by the coding sequence ATGGACAAACTCGAAATCTGGGCCCAGGAGGCCGCCCGGCTGGCCGCGCCGGAGGCCGACTTCTGGTCGGTGCGCCATGTGGTGGAAAGTGCGGAGCAATTGAACGTGCGGCAGAACCTCGCCGAGTCGCCGGTGCGCACGCACGACGAAGGGGTGATGGTGTGCGTGGTCAGCGGCGGCGCCATGGGTTATGGGGCCACCGGCGATGTCTCCGGCCCCGGCATCCGGCAGGCGTTCAGCCAGGCCATGATGATGGCCCAGGCCGCCGCGGGCCACAGCGTGTTCGACTATCGCAAAGCGCTTGCAGAAGATGTCGCGCCGGCCGCCGCGCATTACCGTTCGCCGAACCGGCGCCCGGTCGGCCAGTCTTCGCTGAAGGAGCGCTTCGATCTGCTCATGGGCGTGAGCCACAGCCTCAAGCTCGGCAGCGAGATCGTCGACTGGAGCGCATCGCTGTGGACGACCCACACCGAACAACGGCTCGTGACTTCGCGCGGCGACCATGTTGCGCAGGCGTGGGATTTCGTCGTGCCCAACATCCTTGCCGTGGCCAGCGTGGGCGGCGAGACGCAGACGCGCAGTGCCGCCGGGCAGTACAACGGCTTCTGCCAGCAAGGCAGCCTGGAAGTGCTGGACCGCGCGGGCTTCGCGAACGACGGCCCGCGCGTGGCCCGCGAAGCCATCGAACTCGCACGCGCGCCGAACTGTCCGACGGGCGAGATGGACCTGGTGCTGATGCCCGACCAGATGATGCTGCAGATCCACGAGAGCATCGGCCATCCGCTGGAGCTCGACCGCATCCTCGGCGACGAGCGCAACTTCGCCGGCACCAGTTTCGTCACGCTCGACATGTTCGGCAGCTACGCCTACGGCAGCGACCTGCTGAACGTGACCTTCGATCCGACGCGCGGCGAGCAGTTCGCCAGTTTCGGCTTCGACGACGAAGGCACGCCGGCCCGGCGCGAGTTCATCATCGAGAAAGGCCTGCTCCAACGCCCGCTCGGCGGCAGCCTGTCGCAGCAGCGCGCGCACGCGCTCGGGGTGGACTTCGAAGCCGTCGCCACGACGCGTGCCTGCAGCTGGAACCGCGCGCCGATCGACCGCATGAGCAACCTCAACATCGAGCCCGGCACTTCTTCACTGGCCGACATGATCGCCAGCGTGGAAGACGGCATCCTGATGAAGACCAATGCTTCGTGGAGCATCGACGACTCGCGCAACAAGTTCCAGTTCGGCTGCGAATACGGCCAGCGCATCCGCGAGGGGCAACTCGCCGAGGTGGTGAAGAAGCCCAGCTACCGCGGCATCTCGTCCACCTTCTGGCGTTCGCTGGCCATGGTCGGCGATGCGTCCACCTTCGAGGTCATGGGCACGCCGTTCTGCGGCAAGGGCGAGCCGAACCAGGTCGTGCGCGTGGGCCATGCGGCGCCGGCCTGCAAGTTCAGCCGCGTGTCGGTGTTCGGCGGAGCGAACTGA
- a CDS encoding TldD/PmbA family protein, giving the protein MQIYFQQLADAVCTLPGGIDRVLLNFSAEQSDFIRFNHAQVRQATQVDQRYATVSVVAGLRRADGSLSLCGDPQRDIQRLLAERATLIEQLPFIPEDPYLLLPGVVTNTERTEEGNVPNAVSVIEAVARHAAGVDFVGFYAGGGVQRAFADSRGQRNWHSVRSFNFEWCIYQAADKAVKAAYAGTDWQGDELAARIRDSAARSALLAQPARVLSPGAYRVYFSPVAVAEMLGTLSWGGFGLKAVKTGVSSLILMHRDGMRLNAGVNLLEATSTGTAPRFQGDGFVKPDAVPLVRAGVVADSLVSPRSAQEYGQPTNGSGGGESPEALALGPGDLPATEVLQRLGTGVWISNLHYLNYSDRQACRITGMTRFACWWVEDGRLVAPIQVMRFDDSLLRMFGEGLVALTDAAELVPDAATYGARQLGSVTAPGAIVDGFCLTL; this is encoded by the coding sequence ATGCAGATCTATTTCCAGCAATTGGCGGACGCCGTGTGCACGTTGCCGGGTGGCATCGACCGCGTGCTGTTGAACTTCTCGGCCGAGCAGTCCGACTTCATCCGTTTCAACCACGCCCAGGTGCGCCAGGCCACGCAGGTCGATCAGCGCTATGCCACGGTTTCGGTGGTGGCCGGCCTGCGCCGCGCCGACGGCAGCCTGAGCCTCTGCGGCGATCCGCAGCGCGACATCCAGCGCCTGCTGGCCGAACGTGCCACGCTCATCGAACAACTGCCTTTTATTCCCGAAGACCCTTATCTGCTGTTGCCCGGCGTGGTGACCAACACCGAACGCACCGAGGAGGGCAATGTCCCCAACGCCGTTTCGGTGATCGAAGCCGTGGCCCGGCATGCGGCCGGGGTGGACTTCGTCGGCTTCTATGCGGGCGGCGGCGTGCAGCGCGCGTTTGCCGACAGCCGCGGCCAGCGCAACTGGCACAGTGTGCGCAGCTTCAACTTCGAATGGTGCATCTACCAGGCGGCCGACAAGGCCGTGAAGGCCGCCTATGCCGGCACCGACTGGCAGGGTGATGAGCTGGCGGCGCGCATTCGCGACTCGGCGGCCCGCAGTGCGCTGCTGGCCCAGCCCGCGCGGGTCCTGTCGCCCGGCGCCTACCGCGTGTATTTCTCGCCTGTGGCGGTCGCCGAGATGCTGGGCACGCTGAGTTGGGGCGGCTTCGGCCTGAAGGCGGTCAAGACCGGCGTGTCCAGCCTGATCCTGATGCACCGCGACGGCATGCGCCTGAATGCAGGCGTGAACCTGCTCGAAGCCACCTCGACGGGCACCGCGCCGCGTTTCCAGGGAGATGGCTTCGTCAAGCCCGACGCCGTGCCGCTAGTCCGCGCCGGCGTGGTGGCCGACTCCCTGGTCTCCCCGCGCTCGGCGCAGGAATATGGCCAGCCCACGAACGGCAGCGGCGGCGGCGAATCGCCCGAAGCCCTGGCGCTCGGCCCGGGCGATCTGCCCGCAACCGAGGTGCTGCAGCGCCTGGGCACCGGCGTATGGATCAGCAACCTGCACTACCTCAACTACAGCGATCGCCAGGCTTGCCGCATCACGGGCATGACCCGTTTCGCCTGCTGGTGGGTGGAGGACGGCCGACTCGTCGCGCCCATCCAGGTGATGCGTTTCGACGACTCGCTGCTGCGCATGTTCGGCGAGGGGCTGGTGGCGCTGACGGACGCCGCGGAGCTCGTGCCCGATGCGGCCACCTACGGCGCGCGGCAACTCGGCAGCGTGACCGCGCCGGGGGCGATCGTGGACGGGTTTTGCCTGACCTTGTGA
- a CDS encoding class I SAM-dependent methyltransferase, which translates to MSVPDNAPVFAGSVPQLYEKYMVPLIFEPYAVDMAARVAERRPSQVLEVAAGTGVVTRKLARLLPPEATIVATDLSPAMLEQAALAVTGRPITWRQADAMQLPFPDAAFDVVVCQFGVMFFPDKAQAFAEARRVLRPGGTLLFNVWDRIEDNEFADTVTTALAGVFPDDPPRFPVRVPHGYFAWPVIAQDLAAGGFTGSPAFATLAARSRADSPEVPALAYCQGTPLRGEIEARGHPGLADATAAAAEAIARRFGTGAVDGGIQASIVCVDR; encoded by the coding sequence ATGTCCGTTCCCGACAACGCGCCCGTGTTCGCGGGTTCCGTTCCGCAGCTCTATGAAAAGTACATGGTGCCGCTGATCTTCGAGCCTTACGCGGTCGACATGGCCGCGCGGGTCGCAGAGCGCCGGCCTTCGCAGGTGCTCGAGGTCGCGGCCGGGACGGGTGTCGTCACGCGCAAGCTGGCGCGGCTGCTGCCGCCCGAGGCCACGATCGTGGCCACCGATCTGAGCCCGGCCATGCTCGAGCAGGCGGCATTGGCGGTCACCGGCCGGCCCATCACCTGGCGCCAGGCCGACGCCATGCAGCTGCCGTTTCCCGACGCTGCGTTCGATGTGGTCGTGTGCCAATTCGGCGTGATGTTCTTTCCCGACAAGGCGCAAGCCTTCGCCGAGGCCAGGCGCGTGCTGCGCCCGGGGGGCACATTGCTCTTCAACGTCTGGGACCGCATCGAAGACAACGAATTCGCCGACACCGTGACCACCGCGCTGGCCGGCGTCTTTCCGGACGATCCGCCGCGCTTTCCCGTGCGCGTGCCGCACGGCTATTTCGCGTGGCCCGTCATCGCCCAGGATCTCGCCGCCGGAGGCTTTACCGGCAGCCCCGCATTCGCCACGCTGGCCGCGCGCAGCCGTGCGGACAGTCCCGAGGTGCCGGCCTTGGCCTACTGCCAGGGGACGCCGCTACGCGGCGAAATCGAAGCGCGCGGACATCCCGGCCTGGCCGATGCCACCGCAGCCGCGGCCGAGGCGATCGCGCGCCGGTTCGGCACCGGTGCGGTGGATGGTGGCATTCAGGCCTCCATCGTCTGCGTCGACCGCTGA
- a CDS encoding OsmC family protein, translating to MRHVYTAQVAWERAGQAFIDNRYSRRHVIRLDGGLEVPASSSPLVVRVPFSDPAAMDPEEAFVASLSSCHMLWFLGIAAERKFCVDSYVDQAEGVMRPNAKGKLAFSLVTLRPAVRFCGDRLPSDDDIAAMHRLAHEECFIANSVLADVRCEPVH from the coding sequence ATGCGCCATGTCTACACGGCACAGGTCGCCTGGGAACGCGCCGGCCAGGCCTTCATCGACAACCGCTACAGCCGGCGGCATGTGATCCGGCTCGACGGCGGCCTCGAGGTGCCGGCCTCGTCGTCGCCCCTGGTGGTACGCGTGCCTTTCTCCGACCCGGCGGCCATGGACCCGGAGGAGGCCTTCGTCGCCTCGCTGTCGAGTTGCCACATGTTGTGGTTCCTCGGCATTGCGGCCGAGCGCAAGTTCTGTGTCGACAGTTATGTCGATCAGGCCGAGGGGGTGATGCGCCCGAACGCGAAAGGCAAGCTCGCCTTCTCCCTCGTGACGCTGCGGCCCGCGGTGCGTTTCTGCGGTGACAGGCTGCCGAGCGATGACGATATTGCAGCCATGCACCGACTGGCGCACGAGGAATGTTTCATCGCGAATTCGGTGCTTGCCGACGTCCGCTGCGAGCCGGTGCATTGA
- a CDS encoding GGDEF domain-containing protein, with protein sequence MPKPAEHLKRRVLMAILALSLLSSAAGWALMEARGQSSAVLRGVFGLNLVFHPVMYVVVWRRLLPTRYIDMACLLFAAGICAACMALRLYAPVYGASIDLQPLYLWIPVIYVFAFTLAGHKTSLTISLCILALFVAISLPYLLSQDPPPYANFTVQLHMVSAVLIAALYFFSSYQHRFQIALLTVDELARLANTDELTKLANRRRMAEAIGSELVRFTRYGHAFSVILIDIDHFKTINDRFGHAVGDQALVALAARATEVLRDVDMLGRWGGEEFIVVLPETAFEQAMHKAAGLCRHVAATPLVGEHTISVSCGVVRVRAGDTAETLLQRADVALYAAKHGGRNRAEGMDDGPPAA encoded by the coding sequence GTGCCGAAGCCAGCCGAACATCTCAAACGCCGCGTCCTGATGGCGATCCTTGCGCTGAGCCTGCTGAGTTCGGCGGCCGGCTGGGCCCTGATGGAGGCGCGCGGCCAATCGTCTGCAGTGCTGCGCGGGGTGTTCGGACTGAACCTGGTGTTCCACCCGGTGATGTACGTGGTCGTGTGGCGGCGACTGCTGCCGACGCGCTACATCGACATGGCCTGCCTGTTGTTCGCGGCCGGCATCTGCGCCGCCTGCATGGCGCTGCGCCTCTATGCACCCGTGTACGGCGCCAGCATCGACCTGCAACCGCTGTACCTGTGGATTCCGGTGATCTACGTGTTCGCCTTCACGCTGGCGGGCCACAAGACCAGCCTGACCATCTCGCTCTGCATCCTCGCGCTCTTTGTGGCCATCAGCCTGCCTTACCTGCTGAGCCAGGATCCGCCGCCCTACGCCAACTTCACCGTTCAGTTGCACATGGTGTCGGCGGTGTTGATCGCGGCGCTTTATTTTTTCTCCAGCTACCAGCACCGCTTCCAGATCGCGCTGCTCACGGTGGACGAGCTGGCCCGGCTGGCCAACACCGACGAACTCACCAAGCTGGCCAATCGCCGGCGCATGGCCGAAGCGATCGGTTCCGAACTGGTCCGCTTCACGCGTTACGGGCACGCGTTTTCAGTCATCCTGATCGACATCGACCACTTCAAGACGATCAACGACCGTTTCGGGCACGCCGTCGGCGATCAGGCCCTCGTGGCCCTGGCCGCGCGGGCCACGGAAGTGCTCCGCGACGTCGACATGCTCGGCCGCTGGGGCGGCGAAGAGTTCATCGTGGTCCTGCCGGAGACCGCGTTCGAGCAGGCCATGCACAAGGCCGCCGGGCTGTGCCGCCATGTGGCGGCCACGCCGCTGGTCGGCGAACACACCATCAGCGTCAGTTGTGGGGTCGTGCGGGTGCGAGCCGGCGACACCGCCGAAACCCTGCTGCAGCGCGCCGATGTAGCGCTGTATGCGGCCAAGCACGGCGGGCGCAACCGGGCCGAAGGGATGGATGACGGGCCGCCTGCGGCCTGA
- a CDS encoding LysE family translocator: protein MTWSNWLVFASVSIFMAFTPGPAVLLAVSNSVSVGPGRAMLGSLGNALGIFLVSAVAMAGLGVLLSTSATAFLALKLAGAAYLIYLGIKQWRNGANGFADADQAQAAGVRGSLKLFLNGVTVAVTNPKAILFFTALFPQFLVADAPATEQFLVLTATFAGCTVLSHIFYVLLARGLKRSFADARRVRLFNRISGGAFVLLGLGLLRLRSKAA from the coding sequence ATGACCTGGTCCAACTGGCTCGTCTTTGCAAGCGTTTCGATCTTCATGGCCTTCACGCCCGGTCCGGCCGTGCTGCTGGCCGTATCGAATTCGGTGTCGGTCGGCCCGGGCCGGGCCATGCTCGGCTCGCTGGGCAATGCACTGGGCATTTTCCTTGTCTCTGCCGTCGCCATGGCCGGGTTGGGGGTGTTGCTCAGCACATCGGCCACGGCCTTCCTGGCGTTGAAGCTCGCGGGTGCGGCTTACCTGATCTATCTCGGCATCAAGCAATGGCGCAATGGCGCCAACGGCTTCGCCGATGCCGACCAGGCGCAAGCGGCGGGCGTACGCGGTTCGCTGAAGCTGTTCCTCAACGGCGTGACCGTGGCCGTCACCAATCCCAAGGCGATCCTGTTCTTCACCGCGCTGTTCCCGCAGTTCCTCGTTGCCGATGCGCCAGCGACCGAACAGTTCCTGGTGCTCACCGCCACTTTCGCCGGCTGCACGGTGCTGTCGCACATCTTCTACGTGCTGCTGGCGCGCGGACTCAAGCGCAGTTTCGCCGACGCGCGGCGCGTGCGGCTGTTCAACCGCATCTCGGGTGGCGCCTTCGTGCTGCTCGGCCTGGGCCTGCTGAGGCTGCGCAGCAAGGCGGCTTGA
- a CDS encoding thymidylate synthase codes for MTSSPSRPTRSQYEDFMRHVDTHGVAKGDRTGTGTKSVFGYQMRFDLNEGFPLVTTKKVHLRSIIQELLWFLTGSSSNNWLKERGVTIWDEWARADGDLGPVYGVQWRSWPTPDGGHIDQIAEVIKTLKANPDSRRIIVSAWNVADLDKMALMPCHAFFQFYVAPAQAPGERGKLSCQLYQRSADIFLGVPFNIASYALLTHMVAQQCDLDVGDFIWTGGDCHIYSNHAEQVALQLSRAPYPYPTLHIKRKPDSIFDYQFEDFEVLDYQCHAAIKAPVAV; via the coding sequence ATGACTTCCTCCCCCTCCAGACCGACCCGCTCCCAGTACGAAGATTTCATGCGCCACGTCGACACCCATGGCGTGGCCAAGGGCGACCGCACCGGCACCGGCACGAAGAGCGTGTTCGGCTACCAGATGCGCTTCGACCTGAACGAAGGTTTTCCCCTGGTCACGACGAAGAAGGTGCACCTGCGTTCCATCATCCAGGAACTGCTGTGGTTCCTCACCGGATCGAGCAGCAACAACTGGCTGAAAGAGCGCGGCGTGACGATCTGGGACGAATGGGCGCGCGCCGATGGGGACCTGGGCCCGGTCTACGGCGTGCAGTGGCGCAGCTGGCCCACGCCCGACGGCGGCCACATCGACCAGATCGCCGAAGTCATCAAGACGCTGAAGGCCAATCCCGATTCGCGCCGCATCATCGTCAGCGCCTGGAACGTGGCCGATCTCGACAAGATGGCCCTCATGCCCTGCCATGCCTTCTTTCAATTCTACGTGGCGCCGGCACAGGCCCCCGGCGAACGCGGCAAGCTGAGCTGCCAGCTGTACCAGCGCAGTGCGGACATCTTCCTCGGCGTACCCTTCAACATCGCCAGCTATGCGCTGCTGACGCACATGGTGGCGCAGCAATGCGACCTGGACGTGGGCGACTTCATCTGGACCGGCGGCGACTGCCACATCTACAGCAACCATGCCGAGCAGGTGGCGCTGCAACTGAGCCGCGCGCCCTATCCTTACCCGACGCTGCACATCAAGCGCAAGCCGGATTCGATCTTCGACTACCAATTCGAGGATTTCGAGGTGCTCGACTACCAATGCCACGCCGCCATCAAGGCGCCGGTGGCGGTCTAG